A single genomic interval of Lucilia cuprina isolate Lc7/37 chromosome 2, ASM2204524v1, whole genome shotgun sequence harbors:
- the LOC111686132 gene encoding acyl-coenzyme A diphosphatase NUDT19-like, whose protein sequence is MAKQMAIKFRKSASLIVLAKHKLPADSQANFKALLLNRHEKASFMPNSSVFPGGVCEAADETPLWHKHFEKMGVTKTQIKPLTAVKGEISNIFKNDNKDVLERELSLRITAIRETFEELGIILCRDRKSLSSPDGKGYGNFKEDFDRKHWQNVVHNDASKFLSLCEELDVVPDLWSLYEWSNWFTPSTFKKRFDTAFFMVALENMPEVLAEEHEVTNYAWKTPAEYLKAYFNKEIWLPPPQFYELSRLLNFTELEKVKEFAQKRSTEGSIVILPVQYKLKNGQVSVLPGDDLYPDDPNASDKQITIEKDAKEFREGVKNIHRLEFYSPHDAVVRQNYTPSCGHMKPLNANPKQHD, encoded by the exons ATGGCTAAACAAATGGCTATTAAGTTTCGCAAGTCTGCTAGTTTAATTGTATTAGCTAAACATAAACTACCTGCAGATAGCCAGGCCAATTTTAAGGCTTTACTTTTGAATCGTCATGAAAAGGCCTCTTTTATGCCCAACTCCTCGGTATTCCCGGGAGGTGTTTGTGAGGCAGCCGATGAAACGCCACTATGGCATAAACATTTCGAAAAGATGGGtgtaacaaaaacacaaataaaacctCTGACTGCTGTAAAGGGTGAAAtatccaatatttttaaaaatgataataaGGATGTACTAGAAAG AGAACTATCACTGAGAATAACCGCCATACGAGAAACCTTTGAAGAGTTAGGTATTATTTTGTGTCGCGATCGTAAATCGTTATCATCGCCCGATGGTAAAGGTTATGGTAATTTTAAAGAAGACTTTGATCGCAAACATTGGCAAAATGTTGTTCATAATGATGCTAGCAAATTTCTTAGCTTATGTGAGGAATTAGATGTTGTACCTGATTTATGGAGTTTGTATGAATGGTCTAATTGGTTTACACCTTCTACTTTTAAGAAACG ttttgatACTGCCTTTTTTATGGTGGCTTTAGAAAATATGCCCGAAGTTTTGGCGGAAGAGCATGAAGTTACAAACTATGCG TGGAAAACTCCTGCCGAGTACCTCAAAGCGTATTTCAACAAAGAAATCTGGTTACCACCCCCTCAATTCTACGAATTATCGCGCCTACTAAACTTTACCGAATTGGAAAAAGTTAAAGAATTTGCCCAAAAACGTTCAACGGAAGGCAGCATAGTAATCCTGCCCGTAcaatacaaattgaaaaatgGACAAGTAAGCGTTTTGCCCGGTGATGATTTGTATCCAGACGATCCCAATGCTTCCGATAAACAGATAACCATTGAAAAGGATGCCAAGGAATTCCGTGAAGGTGTTAAGAACATACATCGTCTCGAGTTTTATAGTCCCCATGATGCGGTAGTACGTCAGAATTACACACCTTCTTGTGGACACATGAAACCATTGAATGCGAATCCCAAACAACatgattaa
- the LOC111686133 gene encoding protein l(2)37Cc, with the protein MAAQFFNRIGQLGLGVAVIGGVVNSALYNVEGGHRAVIFDRFTGVKNEVTGEGTHFFIPWVQRPVIYDIRSQPRNVPVVTGSKDLQNVNITLRILYRPIPDQLPKIYTILGQDYDERVLPSIAPEVLKSVVAQFDAGELITQREMVSQRVSEDLTERAKQFGFILDDISITHLTFGREFTQAVEMKQVAQQEAEKARFVVEKAEQQKLAAIISAEGDASAAELLAKSFAEAGDGLVELRRIEAAEDIAYQLSRSRGVAYLPGNQNTLLNLPSLAQ; encoded by the exons ATGGCTGCTCAATTTTTCAACCGTATCGGCCAGTTAGGTTTGGGTGTCGCCGTCATTGGTGGTGTTGTCAATTCAGCATTATATAATGTCGAAGGTGGTCACCGTGCTGTTATTTTCGATCGTTTTACCGGTGTTAAGAATGAGGTAACCGGCGAAGGTACTCATTTCTTCATTCCCTGGGTACAACGTCCCGTTATTTACGACATTCGCTCTCAGCCCCGTAATGTTCCGGTAGTGACTGGTAGTAAGGATTTGCAAAATGTTAACATTACATTGCGTATTTTATATCGCCCCATTCCCGATCAATTGCCCAAGATTTACACAATCTTGGGTCAAGATTACGACGAAAGAGTTTTGCCCTCTATTGCTCCTGAAGTATTGAAGTCTGTAGTGGCTCAATTCGATGCCGGTGAATTGATTACACAGCGTGAG ATGGTTTCTCAACGCGTTTCTGAAGATTTGACCGAACGTGCTAAACAGTTCGGTTTCATTTTGGATGATATTTCCATTACACATTTGACTTTCGGCCGTGAATTCACACAAGCCGTAGAAATGAAACAGGTTGCCCAACAGGAAGCCGAAAAGGCTCGTTTCGTTGTCGAGAAGGCTGAACAACAAAAGTTGGCTGCCATTATTTCCGCTGAGGGTGATGCCTCTGCTGCTGAACTTTTGGCCAAATCCTTCGCTGAAGCCGGTGACGGTCTTGTTGAATTGCGTCGTATTGAAGCCGCTGAAGATATTGCCTACCAACTATCCAGATCCCGTGGTGTTGCTTATTTGCCTGGCAATCAGAACACTCTTCTTAATCTTCCTTCATTGGCtcaataa